One window from the genome of Cricetulus griseus strain 17A/GY chromosome 2, alternate assembly CriGri-PICRH-1.0, whole genome shotgun sequence encodes:
- the LOC100752309 gene encoding olfactory receptor 2A12 produces the protein MWMIPEQNQSWVSEFILLGFSSDPTTNSILFTVFLLIYLSSVMGNGLIIMLICMDTQLHTPMYFFLCILAMLDMGYVTTTMPQMLVHLIVKSHTISFAGCSLQMYVFVALATSESIFFVVMAYDRYVAICHPLHYTVILNWGLCIWLAAGTWICGFFFSLLHTFFTMSLPYCGPNRVSHYFCDSPSVRSLACMDTHVIEIVDQVFSVFLGVTPLSLIGASYILIAKAILKIKSNHARCKAFSTCASHLTVVTFFYGPASYIYMKPNSSYSPESDKQISLFYNAFTSLLNPVVYSLRNKDIKRAFLKVMGHGRVN, from the coding sequence ATGTGGATGATTCCAGAGCAGAACCAAAGCTGGGTTTCTGAGTTTATCCTGCTTGGCTTCTCCAGTGACCCCACAACCAACAGCATCCTCTTCACTGTGTTCCTTCTCATCTACCTGAGCTCAGTCATGGGCAATGGTCTCATCATCATGCTGATCTGCATGGACACACAGCTGCACAcgcccatgtacttcttcctctgtATACTTGCCATGTTGGATATGGGCTATGTCACCACCACCATGCCCCAGATGTTGGTGCATCTTATTGTTAAATCTCATACCATCTCCTTTGCTGGCTGCTCACTGCAGATGTATGTGTTCGTTGCCCTGGCTACTAGTGAAAGCATCTTCTTTGTTGTCATGGCTTATGACAGATATGTGGCCATTTGTCATCCACTTCATTATACTGTCATCCTCAACTGGGGACTCTGTATATGGTTGGCAGCTGGGACTTGGATCTGTggtttcttcttctctctgttaCATACATTCTTTACCATGAGTTTGCCATATTGTGGGCCTAACAGGGTTAGTCACTACTTCTGTGACAGTCCTTCGGTACGTAGCCTGGCTTGCATGGATACCCACGTCATTGAGATAGTGGACCAGGTCTTTAGTGTTTTTCTGGGTGTTACTCCTCTTTCCCTCATTGGGGCCTCCTACATTCTTATAGCCAAGGCAATTCTCAAGATCAAGTCCAACCATGCTCGCTGTAAGGCTTTCTCTACTTGTGCCTCCCACCTGACTGTGGTCACATTCTTCTATGGTCCAGCCTCTTACATCTACATGAAACCCAATTCCAGCTACTCCCCTGAGAGTGACAAGCAGATCTCTCTCTTTTACAATGCCTTCACATCCTTGCTCAACCCCGTGGTCTACAGTCTGAGAAACAAAGACATCAAGAGGGCATTTCTCAAGGTGATGGGGCATGGTAGGGTGAACTAG